The Paenibacillus spongiae nucleotide sequence TAAGCGCTTCCCTAAAGGAGGTCGAAAGTTGCGTCCGATTTTTTAAGCTGCTCATCCCAATGCTGATTCGAATGCCTAGCACTTGATGCGCATCACGAATAACGCCATTCATATGGCGGTATAAGTCTTCGTAGCCGCTTGCCGTCTCCTGCTCCCGCAAGGAGGCGATAATCGCAACGTCCGCAAAGTTATTCTCTTGTACAGGACATGCCAAGCAGCGTATATCCTCCTGAGATAAAACTTCCTCCACGAGGTTACCCAGCGCGTACCTCATGAGCGAACATCCACCCTCATCCATCTCCCGGTCTCCCCACTCGTGGACAACCATCGACATGACGATCAGCCGGCTGGGATCCAGATCAATCCGAAGGGCTTCCCATTTGGTCCTCAGCTCATGCTCTGTCAAGGGCTGGGATAAACACATCTCCAAGTGCTTCTGTCTGGCGAGCGGCAAGCTCTCTCTCACGCGGCCCGACAATTCTTCCAGGCGTAAGTTCATTTCTTGCTTCTGTTTGATTTCGCTCTTGCAGCGCTCAATAATTTCAAGTAAAATCGGTTCCTCGATCGGCTTGAGAATATAATCAAACGCCCCCAGCTTGACCGCCTTCTGAGCATAGGCAAAATCACTGAAGCCGCTAATAAAAATAACCTTCGTATCGATTCCGCGCTTCTTAATTTCTTCAATTAATTCCATTCCGTCCATAGCGGGCATCTTGATATCCGAAATAATGATTTCCGGAACATGGGCTTCGATTAACTCCAACGCCTTATAACCGTCTTCGGCGTCACCGATGAACTGGATTCCGTGCGAGCTCCAATCAATGGTCCGTTTCAAACCTTCCCGAATCCAATGCTCGTCATCGACTACCATGAGTTTTATCACGGGGTATGCCCTCCTTAATTAATCGTCAAATCATTAAGCTACGAAGTGTTACACCAATATTACAGAAGTAACGGAAGTTATATAATGTTTTTATTTTTGGATTAAGTGTATTATTTTTACTTCGCCTTACTTCCTTACAAATTCCTTTTATTCAAGAAAGTACATGAACTATATTATACATGACTAACAACATTATGCGATTACTTCACTATAATGAGAATCTGTTAACGAAGCGGATAGTAAAAAAAAGGCCGAGCAGAACGTTCATTCTGCTCGGCCTTTGCATGATTGCGATAAATTTTCTTTCGGCTAACCGCCGCTATAGATAATGCGCTCGCAGCGCGCATAGCGCGATGTGCTGCCAGCCAGCGTGTATGGGGGCAGGCCGTAGCCGCCCGACCTCTAAGAGTTTGAAAGAGACACGCAGCGCATTTATCATCCCCCGCCATAAGATTGCGGCCACTGAGCCCTGGCAGCTTGCCTGGCTCGGTTGCACGCAGGCGCTGTAACGGTAGATGATCCCAGCTGTAACGCCGTTTTTGGGCCTTAACTGCCCTGTTTTCGGGGGGATGAAGGCTAATCGAACGCTGTAACGGTAGAAGCGGAGCCGCTTATCTCCAAATCCCGGACTCTCGCTTATCGGTTGCCGCCGCTTCAAGCTCTTGGATGAATCCGGCCATTCTCGCATCGGCTGCATATTGCGGGAAATCGGACTTAAGACTGTTCAGGGTCCCGCGGCAGGCGTTCTGTGAAGAGTTATTGGATACGCTGCCTTGTTGATCATCCATAAATTTGACCGCAATCATTGCATATGAAGGGTTCTTATCAAACCGAACCGCATGGTAGACGCACTTCTCCAAGCTGATCCACATGGAGTCCGTGTCCCCCATTTCTTCTTGACACTTGGCAAGCTCGTAATACCCCATCGAGCATAGAAGATCACAATAGTTAGGGGTATCATGGGTGAAGCTTTCCAGAAAGACCGTATAAAGCTTCTTTAAGTCTACAACATACTGCATATTATTCTCCGCTTGAAAGCATTCTGCTAAATTATCGATTAGCGTGCCAAAGCCGAATGCGATATGAAACAAGTGACCTTGCAGCTTTGACTTCGCTTCACTCCTTTTGCCGCTCTTCAGCATGTTATAGGCAATTTGCAGATCGAAACAACCGTATATATTGATTTCTTCAAGCATCGCAATCGCTTTGTCATACTCGCCTATCGTACCGTAAGCAAACGACATATTCTGCATAATCGTTTCTTTCTTAGTAGGAGAATTCGGAGCATGCACAGCCAATGCCCGGCTGTAATAATCGATCGCCCGGATCACGCTGCTATTGTCCGGCGATCTTCCCGAAGTACCTGCACCTAATGTAAGAGTCGCCATACCCATAAGAAGATCAAAGTCATTCGGATATTTCTTCAACGCCTCTTCTGCAATCGGTAAACCGGCTCTGTAGTCCGATACCCTGGCCAGCTCTTTGACCTTATCCCGGTAGTCCTGAACGCTCTGATAGTCGACTTTGTGATCAAGCAATGCGTCAATCGACACCTTGAAATAAGAAGATATCGCAGGAAGCAGCGTAATATCCGGATATGTGCTGGCACATTCCCATTTGGAAACGGCCGCAATGGATACGCCCAGCGCATTCGCAAGCTGTTCTTGCGTAATATTGTTTTCCTTCCGCAGCTCCGCGATCTTGGCGCCTATGCTTAACTTCATCGTCCCATCTCCTTCATCCTTCTCATTAACGATTAGCTGATGGATTCATCATAGCATTGGCAGCCGTTCATGATAATGGAGCCGTTCTCGAATACAGTTGAACAGAAATTCAACCGTCGGTTAAATGGCCGTTCCTCCGTATGGGTACGTGACAAAAGCCGCAGCGGCAGTCGGAGCTCCCTCCTTTCTGCAGCGGCGGCATGGGTCCATGCAAAGCTATAGAGCTTCTTTAAGGATACAGACAGCCTCGGCTTCGAGTACCTTCGCCTTCTTCAGGCAAGGAATAAGCTGATTGGCCTGCTCCGTCGTAACCGGCTTGCCAAGATGCTTCGCCCCGTCCCAATCCTGGGCCAGAATATCCAGCATCATCTTGCTGTATAGCTTCGCTATTTCTTCGAATCGATCCGCGATGTCGGACAAGCGGGGCATCTCCCCCCATGAATTGGCCAACAGGCGGACATATTCAGCGGCCCACATCTTGGCTTCCGCATATACGGAGGTGCTGTATCGGAGTCCGAACGCGTTGTAGGAAGCGCTGCTTAATGCATGAATCCAATTGTCATACGCCAAGAATCCGCTATGAAAATCCGGTGACATATGATATTGCTTCTCCATTTCATGCACATAGAATTTCAAGGAATCCACGTACGTCTGCTCGCGATTGTATGCCACAGACGCGATCGGGATCTGATAATGCAGGAATGGCGCCGGCGGGAACGTCAATCCGATATTCTCGTATAACACCGGATCGCTGCCGAACGCACGGTTAAATTTCGCCACGCCATCGACCAGATATACGCCATCTTCATCGTCATAACCGTGAATAATGCCGAACTCGCCGCCGTCGATCGCCCACGCCACTACGCCTACGCCGCGATCGATAGACGCTTGAATGTTCGTGACGGCGTGCTTTCTTGCCGCTTCATACGTCCGCGTACCCGGCTCATAATGGTAGACCTCCGACAGAATTCCAATCCGGTCGAGCACATTCAGATGACGGCTGACCCAATCGTATACGGTCACCGATGCCGCATCGCAGTGCTTATGCATGTAGAGCTGAAACGCCATTCCTGTCATGCCCGCCATCTCCGTTAACGATAAATCTGTCATCTGGGCGGCGGTCAACACGCCGTGTGCAGACCCCAGATACGTTGTCCAGGCTCCTCCGTATCTCGCCAATGTCGATCCTGTCTTATAGGATGATTTCGTCACTTCCATACCTCCCGTTGATGAGCTTGCTTTCATATTCTTATCCTAACAAATAGGGAGTGACATATAATGTCACTCCCGTCGCTTCATCCGCTTTTATATCCTGTTCACGTAATGCATGCGATCTAAATACTGAACGAGTTTCTGCCTCAGCCACTTGGGATGCACGACTGAATAGGTCCGTCCGGAGGCCAGCAGCGCCGGAAGGAATTCATAAGAGTCATAGAATTCATAGATTTCCTGGTCATGCTCATCGCGCCCCCGATAGAAGGGCTGCAGTGAGGAAGGGACGCTGCCAGAAGCGGGTCTAACGGATGTATGCTGCAAAATCGCCTGAAATGGCGTCAATCCCGCTCGATGCAATGATTGGAACTGGGCCGTGGAGCTCTGTCTCCCGGACAAGCGAAGCAGCAATAATGCCAATTCAGAGAGCGTCTTGGAGGACCTCGAATGATGGCTGGCCAGCACCTCATAATGCGCAGCCAGACAAGAGAGCAATTCCTGCTGATCCTCGGTCATGAGCTGTCCCGGTACAGCGAATGCATCATGGGTATACCGGTAGCCCTTCTGTTTCGGGCAATAATCCAATGGCGCTCCGAGCGAATCGCGCAGATACTCCACGTCCCGAAGTGCCTGGCGCCTCGATATTTCGAACCGCTCGATCATCTGATTGACATTCGGGTAAAGCCCTCTTCGTATGCGATCATCCAGCCATTGAATTCGATGAAGGGAAGCCAATCGATCCACCTCCATAATTTATATAGCGCGACTATACGTTACGTTCCCTGTACAATAACGCTTTTACAGCGAATCGGGGCAATATTAATTGCCGCTTCCACCGGGATGGTTGATTAATTAGCCTGAACAGCCACTCCACATGATATTTCTGCCACGCCTTCGGCGCGCGCTTTACCGTACCCGCGATAATATCCAAACTTCCGCCGACACCCATCGCAATTTTCGCATTAAGAATGTCTTTGTGCTTATAGATCCACCGTTCCGCATACGGCGCGCCAAGTGCCACAATGAGAAAATCCGGCGCCGCCGAACGGATTTCTTCGATAATCCTGCCTTCTTCAGCTTCATTAAAATAACCGTTATGCCGCCCCGCTATCGTTAAGTTGGGATAATCGCTGCGAATCACCTCTGCGCATCTTTGGCTCGTCAGCTCGTCCGCGCCCAGAAAGTAGAATGACCACCGTTTCCGATTCCCGGTCTCCAGCAGTTTATAGAGCAGATCGCATCCCGTTACTCGCTCCGGCAAATCGCCGCCTCGAAGGCGGGATACCATGACGATTCCGATGCCATCGGCGGTTACCAGCCCCGCCTCATCCACAATGGAACGCAATTGTTTATCATGCTGACAGGACATGACGATTTCCGGGTTCCCGGTTACGACATGGAACAGCTCTTTATTCGCTTTCTCTACGACCTCGCTGAGTATTTGAACACTTTGATCCATCGTTATTTTTGGAAAAGGTATTCCCATAATGTCTGCTGTATGCTTCATTCCAAGAAACCTCACTCTCGGCTTGTGTAACCATATCTTAGCATAGGGTCGTCTGCTGATCTATGCTGCCGCGAAAGTTCGAGCGCGAAAGAAGATATTCAAGGCTTCCTGGTTATTATTGACACCGCCCTAATGTTACAGTAAACTGTAACCAATACACTAGACTGTAACTATAGCGTTAACGCGAAACCGGAAGGGCTGGAATGAGTTGAATCATTATACCGCGAAGCAATTGGCCGACATCCTGCAGCACGACGATTCCAAAATCAATTTAAGAACCATCCGATACTACACCCAAATCGGCATGCTCCCGCCGCTTGCGCTCTCGGGGAACAAGAGGGTCTATACAGCTCAACACCTGCACTATTTGCGCGCCATACTCACCTTGTCCAGAACCGGCGAAACCTTAGCCTCCATTCAAGAGCGGCTGCAGGCGCTATCTATGGAAGAAATCGTCAAGATCGGAGACCAGCTTCACCTCTACCGGCCCGGCCGGGTTCTGGAGAACGAAATCCTCCGGATTAGCGAGGACGTCCTTCTTACGATCAGTCCCAAAATATCGGCCGAGACCAGACAGAAAGTGATCGAATCGGTATCCCGTGTTTTACAGGAGGATGGTCAATGAGGTTCATTATGAAATTCGCGAAGTCGGTCATGGAGAATGAAGAGGGTATGAATCATCTGTGGATCCAGCTTCCTGCCGTCCTCCCTTCCCGGACAGCCAAGGCTGCCATTCGGGTGGAGCTCCCTGACGGCCTTTACCGGTCACCCAACCTCAACGGGTATGCGGAAGACGAATCCGGAAACATTGTACTCGATCTGTCCAAGGTGAACGACCTCCTCATTGAAATCTGCACGCAAGAGGCCGTTCCTTGCGGAGAATGGGCGATTAGGGTCTCTTTAATCTTCGGAGAGAAGGGTCAGACATTCGTTCAAGAGCTCCCTCTGCTCATTGCACCTGAAGATGAAATAGATGCCCTCGTCATCGACGAACAGGTCGTTGCGCGGCTCAAAGAAATGGGGCTTTCCCGCGAGCATGGTTCTTCAACGGGCATAGAGCAGGAGTTTGTCGTCTATCCGCCAACAATTGTAGAAGCCAGGGAGAATGAATTTGCATTCTTGGCCCGGAAATATCGCGTGGATTACGGACATAAATATACGATGAGGTGAAGCTAATGAATACGGAGCAAACGGAGTATACCGTCGAGTATGAAGACCGCTACGGTGTGTTGTATTATGCAAATGTGAAGGCTGACAATGTGGATGATGCAGCCATGCGGCTTCGCCAGCTGTATCCGGATGCGGTCATTCGCGCGGTTACCCGCGTACCGGAAGACGGATAACGCAGCTGCGCGTCAATATCCGTTCTGACCAATGGGAACAAAGGATGCCTCATTCTGCCGTAATGCAAATTTGCCAGACTCCATTGAAAGATCCATTTTACCCGCTGGGTATCACTTATGCACTTACCCGGAATTTCATCTATCAGTCGACTTATTTCAGGATGGCCGGGATGACAATAGTGCCTCTGAGCAAAAATCATCTTCAACTGTTCGAAGCCCGGCTCATGGTTGAGAAGCGCATTCTGATATAACTCGCATTGGTTCGTTAGCGTCTCATAAACTTTGATAGCGCCGAATAGCAAGCGAATGAAATTCTCATCTAACGGCTTCAAATATACACCTCCTATGAATAACAGCCATAGAATTATTGCTCCACACAAGAAGAAACGATTATCGTCGCCCTCTGGGAGCGAAATTCATTTCTGTGAAACCTATAAAGTCGATAAGGTTGAAGAAAGACCGCCTCCTTACCGGCGGTCTTAGTTCGAGTCAGGTTCAGAAGATAATAACAATAGGCCTGCTTAAGCCCGTCTTAATAGAGGATGAAGAAGTTAATATCATACTCCAATTCTTTGAGATAGTTGTACAGCTGTGCCCGGTGATGATAGGTATGCGTCGTAATTTCCATCAGCCACTTGACTTGCAGCGCGGCATGGTCCGAGTAGAAAGCCTTGGTCGCTTTGTTCAAGAAATCGTCGTCACTGAGCGAGATCATATAGGATTCGAGCTGTTCATAGTTTTTTTGCATAATCGCACACAGCTGCGCGGCATCCTTGATGCCTTTGATTTCGTCCTCGATTTGGCTTACTTCAGCTTCGGACTTTTCTTGAAGGATCGCCAAATCGGTTGCAGGAATGGAAACCAGGTGATAAACAAGCTCCGCAGCGGTGCGCATATTAGCTTTGGGCTGGAACTCCCAGTCGTTGGCCTTAATTAACTGTATTAACCTTTGGGTGGAGGCCACGCCATGCGCGAGCTCCTCCAGCATGACCTGACGAATTGGTGTAACTGCACTCATTGATCTCATCCTCTCGACTTATTCGAAACTAAGAAAACCTCTATGCTTTTCCAGTGTATACCAGCTGGCGGACCTGTCCAAGTTTTTTATTACCTGTTCGGCACAGATCGCCGTATCCTTTCACGGAACCGGTTCGTTTATATAATGTACAACACAGACCACTGCGCAGTCTGGAAATCCGGGAAACATAGATGCCCGCTGTCGCTGTTCCGAATTATGGTATGATTAACAAGATGGCACATGCACATCAATATGTGGTAAAGGAGTGGGATCACGCGATGCTTAGCAGCTTACGAGGTCAAGAAGTAACCATTCATTTTCTGGATGGCACGAGCGCCCGCAGCGGTACGCTCGAGGAGGCCGATGCCAATTTCGTGAAGTACCGCGACGAATTTCAGGTGCTTTACATCCCGATTTCCTCCATTCGATCGGTATCGATCGAAACCAAGGAACGTCAACGGCCGCGGGTAGGCTTCTCGCCATAATGAACGGCAATCATCCGAACCGAACGCACCTCTTCGCATGGTCATGGGCCGCAGCCCCCATATGAGGGGTGTTTTTTGTATTTCGTTATGCCGTCTTATCGTTATTCCGGTGCAAAAATTCGTTGTCCAAAATCGAATAATAGTTCTGATCGGTCCATTGCTCCCGCCAAAATAACTCTTCTTTAAACACGCCTTCTTTCCTCATGCCGATTCGCTCCATCAAGGCTGCCGAACGTTTATTCATGGCATTGCACATGCCAATGACTTTATGTGCCTGCAGCTCGTCGAATGCAAATTTCAACAACCTCCTGGCGGCTTCGCGGCCATAACCATGACCCGAATATTCGGGAAGAATCGCGAAGCCGATCTCCCAGCTCTTCCGAAATTCGATGTAGCTCCAAACCTGCGCCAATCCAATCGGCGTTATACTTTGGTCCGTTTTTAAGGTAACGATGAAATCATAGTGGCTTTGCTCCGCATCTTCTTTGATCCGATGCAAATATTTCTCTCGTACCGCATGTTTATCGGTCTCTACTTCTTCTTCGAAAAACCATAAGTCCGCATCGCATTCCACTTTGCATATGAATTCCACATCAGCTTCAGTAATCCTTGTCAGCTCTAGCATGCCGCCCATAACGTCCATTTCTAATTCTTGCCCTCCCAAATATATACGATTCCAATGTATTATCCATGTTATCACAGGCATTTGGATTCAATCCGGTTAACTTTAACTATAGTCAATTATGCCACCACATGCCTGATTGACAATGCGCAATCGACTTCTTATAATTTGGGGGTAACGATAAATTTGACGATGAGGTGGAAAGGTAATGGAAATTTTATCAACTGTTCTTAGAAGAGAATTGGCTTAAGACGGGAGAAGTCTGCCCTTTTTTAACTAGCCATCTCGAGAACAGTCGATATGATTCCGAATCCTTTCTTACTCTGATGCTGCAAGTGGGTAAGGTGAATTCGCCTTACCCACTTTTTATTTGAACGATAAGACGGTACGTCCTGTCGTTCAAAGAGAAGAACTCCATTGGCCGCCTAGAACGGCGCCTGCCGTTTCTTCTTGTACAATTGGATAGCTATCATTCTGCTGTTCTCTCTGATGGCTTCAACATGAAACCATAAGGAGAGAACGATACCATGAGTGTTCTAGACGTTACGAATCTTACGCATATGTACGGCGATCAGATCACGTTTCACAACCTAGCCTTCCGCTTACTGAAAGGGGAACACGCTGGATTGGTCGGTATTAACGGCGCCGGAAAATCCACCTTATTCGCCCTGCTTACCGGCAGCCTGCTGCCCGATCAAGGCCAGATCCAGTGGGCCTCCAATATTCAGGTCGGCTTTCTTGAACAGCATATAGAGCTGCAGCCTGGTATAACCGTCCAGCAGTATTTGCAGCGGGCCTTCCTGGCGCTATACGAGATGGAGAGCGAAATGAACAGGCTCGCGGAGCGAATGGCTCATGCAGGAGATGA carries:
- a CDS encoding response regulator transcription factor; protein product: MIKLMVVDDEHWIREGLKRTIDWSSHGIQFIGDAEDGYKALELIEAHVPEIIISDIKMPAMDGMELIEEIKKRGIDTKVIFISGFSDFAYAQKAVKLGAFDYILKPIEEPILLEIIERCKSEIKQKQEMNLRLEELSGRVRESLPLARQKHLEMCLSQPLTEHELRTKWEALRIDLDPSRLIVMSMVVHEWGDREMDEGGCSLMRYALGNLVEEVLSQEDIRCLACPVQENNFADVAIIASLREQETASGYEDLYRHMNGVIRDAHQVLGIRISIGMSSLKNRTQLSTSFREALTISMNYLIHGPGQVHAAWLSGSSADSESALNAASQLDYRTAAYMEQLAAGVPLTANKADSLDSALSNRILHAMKLMDAGRLSELLDEQTGLLQELIKQTPAIAVRYEMNMHIGILLSKWQELCQAKDKSKHSPITHQRKLQLYRCSVSDWKKVVMNTFLMKDTDAPSFAHKRTIETALRYIHENYHLGISLHNVAEKIYMNPSYFSRVFHEEVGETLSRYLIRIRISKAKELLEQTPLKIYEVADRVGYRDFRHFVKTFKEWEGMTPAQYRNYGA
- a CDS encoding helix-turn-helix domain-containing protein, which produces MKLSIGAKIAELRKENNITQEQLANALGVSIAAVSKWECASTYPDITLLPAISSYFKVSIDALLDHKVDYQSVQDYRDKVKELARVSDYRAGLPIAEEALKKYPNDFDLLMGMATLTLGAGTSGRSPDNSSVIRAIDYYSRALAVHAPNSPTKKETIMQNMSFAYGTIGEYDKAIAMLEEINIYGCFDLQIAYNMLKSGKRSEAKSKLQGHLFHIAFGFGTLIDNLAECFQAENNMQYVVDLKKLYTVFLESFTHDTPNYCDLLCSMGYYELAKCQEEMGDTDSMWISLEKCVYHAVRFDKNPSYAMIAVKFMDDQQGSVSNNSSQNACRGTLNSLKSDFPQYAADARMAGFIQELEAAATDKRESGIWR
- a CDS encoding WecB/TagA/CpsF family glycosyltransferase, translating into MKHTADIMGIPFPKITMDQSVQILSEVVEKANKELFHVVTGNPEIVMSCQHDKQLRSIVDEAGLVTADGIGIVMVSRLRGGDLPERVTGCDLLYKLLETGNRKRWSFYFLGADELTSQRCAEVIRSDYPNLTIAGRHNGYFNEAEEGRIIEEIRSAAPDFLIVALGAPYAERWIYKHKDILNAKIAMGVGGSLDIIAGTVKRAPKAWQKYHVEWLFRLINQPSRWKRQLILPRFAVKALLYRERNV
- a CDS encoding MerR family transcriptional regulator, with protein sequence MNHYTAKQLADILQHDDSKINLRTIRYYTQIGMLPPLALSGNKRVYTAQHLHYLRAILTLSRTGETLASIQERLQALSMEEIVKIGDQLHLYRPGRVLENEILRISEDVLLTISPKISAETRQKVIESVSRVLQEDGQ
- a CDS encoding DinB family protein — protein: MSAVTPIRQVMLEELAHGVASTQRLIQLIKANDWEFQPKANMRTAAELVYHLVSIPATDLAILQEKSEAEVSQIEDEIKGIKDAAQLCAIMQKNYEQLESYMISLSDDDFLNKATKAFYSDHAALQVKWLMEITTHTYHHRAQLYNYLKELEYDINFFILY
- a CDS encoding GNAT family N-acetyltransferase, which gives rise to MDVMGGMLELTRITEADVEFICKVECDADLWFFEEEVETDKHAVREKYLHRIKEDAEQSHYDFIVTLKTDQSITPIGLAQVWSYIEFRKSWEIGFAILPEYSGHGYGREAARRLLKFAFDELQAHKVIGMCNAMNKRSAALMERIGMRKEGVFKEELFWREQWTDQNYYSILDNEFLHRNNDKTA